In one Vanacampus margaritifer isolate UIUO_Vmar chromosome 11, RoL_Vmar_1.0, whole genome shotgun sequence genomic region, the following are encoded:
- the arsh gene encoding arylsulfatase D isoform X2: MVDDLGIGDVGCYGNDTIRTPNIDKLASEGVKLTQHIAAASLCTPSRAAFMTGRYAVRSGMAGSGRVRVNLFLGGSGGLPPEETTFAKRLQQQGYTTGLVGKWHLGMSCEQRGDHCHHPNQHGFSFFYGLPFTLCKDCAPDMGSDIMANLQHTFRKMSVLLVVGLFTLVCISACGLVDINLWLLAALLLLSFLAIAVWYAAFGLLARWNCIIMRDQEVVEQPMTMETLPNRMLTEAQRFVERNAHHLFLLFFSLAHVHQPLFHTPAYAGRSRHGCYGDDVEEMDWIVGELTKTVDSLGLANDTLMYFTSDHGGHIESSHPLFGQMGGWNGIYRGGKGMGGWEGGIRVPGIFRWPGRLAAGRVVDEPTSLMDLYPTLKHLAGDAQPDRRLDGHNLMPLLEGKVDRSDHEFMFHYCGSHLHVARWHPPDSDSVFKVHFVTPNFSPPGAVGCYNRQLCSCYGSHVTQHDPPLLYDLFRDPSELHPLGPDTEPRYAEVLRRAAEAADRHRRSLADKQPEQLTWEKVLWRPWLQPCCGKFPFCGCKEDHKVVEK; this comes from the exons ATGGTGGATGACTTGGGAATCGGCGATGTGGGTTGCTACGGTAACGACACAATCAG GACCCCCAATATTGATAAGCTGGCCTCCGAGGGGGTGAAGCTGACTCAGCACATCGCAGCCGCATCGCTGTGCACGCCGAGCCGGGCAGCTTTCATGACGGGGCGCTATGCTGTCCGCTCAG GGATGGCGGGGTCAGGAAGGGTAAGGGTTAACTTGTTCCTGGGGGGTTCGGGCGGGCTGCCACCGGAGGAGACCACTTTTGCCAAGAGGCTGCAGCAGCAAGGATATACCACTGGCCTAGTTG GTAAATGGCACCTTGGCATGAGCTGTGAGCAAAGAGGGGATCACTGTCACCACCCCAACCAGCACGGCTTCAGCTTCTTCTACGGCCTGCCTTTCACCCTCTGTAAAGACTGCGCTCCGGACATGGGTTCCGACATCATGGCCAACCTGCAGCACACGTTTCGAAAAATGTCTGTGTTGCTTGTCGTTGGTCTTTTCACACTG GTGTGTATTTCTGCTTGCGGCCTTGTGGACATCAACTTGTGGCTCTTGGCGGCGCTCCTCTTGTTGAGCTTCCTGGCGATCGCGGTGTGGTACGCTGCCTTTGGACTGCTGGCCAGGTGGAACTGCATCATCATGAGGGACCAGGAGGTGGTGGAGCAGCCCATGACAATGGAGACGCTGCCCAACAGGATGCTGACTGAAGCGCAACGTTTTGTCGAGAG GAATGCTCATCATCtgtttcttctgtttttctccCTGGCTCACGTCCACCAGCCGCTTTTCCACACGCCGGCTTACGCTGGCAGAAGCCGCCACGGTTGCTACGGCGACGATGTGGAAGAGATGGACTGGATCGTGG GTGAGCTAACGAAGACGGTGGATTCGTTGGGCCTGGCCAACGACACTCTGATGTACTTCACCTCAGACCACGGAGGACACATCGAGTCTTCGCATCCTCTGTTTGGacagatgggtggatggaacgGAATTTATCGAG GTGGGAAAGGCATGGGGGGCTGGGAAGGCGGCATCAGGGTCCCTGGTATCTTCCGCTGGCCGGGCAGATTGGCAGCTGGGAGAGTGGTGGATGAACCCACCAGCCTCATGGATCTCTACCCCACGCTGAAACATCTGGCTGGAGACGCACAACCGGACAG ACGCTTAGATGGTCACAACCTCATGCCGCTGTTGGAGGGGAAGGTGGATCGATCGGATCATGAGTTTATGTTCCATTATTGTGGCAGCCACCTACATGTGGCACGCTGGCACCCACCAGACA GTGACTCCGTCTTCAAGGTGCACTTCGTCACCCCAAATTTTTCCCCGCCGGGAGCTGTGGGTTGCTATAACAGACAGCTCTGCTCCTGCTACGGAAGCCACGTGACGCAGCACGACCCGCCGCTACTCTACGATCTTTTTCGAGACCCCTCCGAGTTGCACCCGCTGGGTCCCGACACGGAGCCGCGCTACGCGGAAGTCCTCCGTCGGGCAGCCGAAGCGGCGGACAGGCATCGGCGCTCCTTGGCGGACAAACAGCCGGAGCAGCTTACCTGGGAGAAAGTTCTGTGGAGACCCTGGCTTCAGCCGTGCTGCGGAAAATTCCCATTCTGCGGCTGCAAAGAAGACCACAAGGTAGTAGAAAAATAA
- the arsh gene encoding arylsulfatase D isoform X1, whose amino-acid sequence MLSASRRIDICQTFAAMRAFLLAPLFLIPLLASDIIANESARRPNFVLVMVDDLGIGDVGCYGNDTIRTPNIDKLASEGVKLTQHIAAASLCTPSRAAFMTGRYAVRSGMAGSGRVRVNLFLGGSGGLPPEETTFAKRLQQQGYTTGLVGKWHLGMSCEQRGDHCHHPNQHGFSFFYGLPFTLCKDCAPDMGSDIMANLQHTFRKMSVLLVVGLFTLVCISACGLVDINLWLLAALLLLSFLAIAVWYAAFGLLARWNCIIMRDQEVVEQPMTMETLPNRMLTEAQRFVERNAHHLFLLFFSLAHVHQPLFHTPAYAGRSRHGCYGDDVEEMDWIVGELTKTVDSLGLANDTLMYFTSDHGGHIESSHPLFGQMGGWNGIYRGGKGMGGWEGGIRVPGIFRWPGRLAAGRVVDEPTSLMDLYPTLKHLAGDAQPDRRLDGHNLMPLLEGKVDRSDHEFMFHYCGSHLHVARWHPPDSDSVFKVHFVTPNFSPPGAVGCYNRQLCSCYGSHVTQHDPPLLYDLFRDPSELHPLGPDTEPRYAEVLRRAAEAADRHRRSLADKQPEQLTWEKVLWRPWLQPCCGKFPFCGCKEDHKVVEK is encoded by the exons ATGTTAAGTGCAAGCAGGAGAATAGATATCTGTCAAACTTTTGCGGCCATGCg CGCTTTCCTGCTAGCACCTCTCTTCCTGATCCCGCTGCTAGCGAGTGACATCATAGCGAATGAGAGCGCCAGGAGACCCAACTTCGTTCTTGTGATGGTGGATGACTTGGGAATCGGCGATGTGGGTTGCTACGGTAACGACACAATCAG GACCCCCAATATTGATAAGCTGGCCTCCGAGGGGGTGAAGCTGACTCAGCACATCGCAGCCGCATCGCTGTGCACGCCGAGCCGGGCAGCTTTCATGACGGGGCGCTATGCTGTCCGCTCAG GGATGGCGGGGTCAGGAAGGGTAAGGGTTAACTTGTTCCTGGGGGGTTCGGGCGGGCTGCCACCGGAGGAGACCACTTTTGCCAAGAGGCTGCAGCAGCAAGGATATACCACTGGCCTAGTTG GTAAATGGCACCTTGGCATGAGCTGTGAGCAAAGAGGGGATCACTGTCACCACCCCAACCAGCACGGCTTCAGCTTCTTCTACGGCCTGCCTTTCACCCTCTGTAAAGACTGCGCTCCGGACATGGGTTCCGACATCATGGCCAACCTGCAGCACACGTTTCGAAAAATGTCTGTGTTGCTTGTCGTTGGTCTTTTCACACTG GTGTGTATTTCTGCTTGCGGCCTTGTGGACATCAACTTGTGGCTCTTGGCGGCGCTCCTCTTGTTGAGCTTCCTGGCGATCGCGGTGTGGTACGCTGCCTTTGGACTGCTGGCCAGGTGGAACTGCATCATCATGAGGGACCAGGAGGTGGTGGAGCAGCCCATGACAATGGAGACGCTGCCCAACAGGATGCTGACTGAAGCGCAACGTTTTGTCGAGAG GAATGCTCATCATCtgtttcttctgtttttctccCTGGCTCACGTCCACCAGCCGCTTTTCCACACGCCGGCTTACGCTGGCAGAAGCCGCCACGGTTGCTACGGCGACGATGTGGAAGAGATGGACTGGATCGTGG GTGAGCTAACGAAGACGGTGGATTCGTTGGGCCTGGCCAACGACACTCTGATGTACTTCACCTCAGACCACGGAGGACACATCGAGTCTTCGCATCCTCTGTTTGGacagatgggtggatggaacgGAATTTATCGAG GTGGGAAAGGCATGGGGGGCTGGGAAGGCGGCATCAGGGTCCCTGGTATCTTCCGCTGGCCGGGCAGATTGGCAGCTGGGAGAGTGGTGGATGAACCCACCAGCCTCATGGATCTCTACCCCACGCTGAAACATCTGGCTGGAGACGCACAACCGGACAG ACGCTTAGATGGTCACAACCTCATGCCGCTGTTGGAGGGGAAGGTGGATCGATCGGATCATGAGTTTATGTTCCATTATTGTGGCAGCCACCTACATGTGGCACGCTGGCACCCACCAGACA GTGACTCCGTCTTCAAGGTGCACTTCGTCACCCCAAATTTTTCCCCGCCGGGAGCTGTGGGTTGCTATAACAGACAGCTCTGCTCCTGCTACGGAAGCCACGTGACGCAGCACGACCCGCCGCTACTCTACGATCTTTTTCGAGACCCCTCCGAGTTGCACCCGCTGGGTCCCGACACGGAGCCGCGCTACGCGGAAGTCCTCCGTCGGGCAGCCGAAGCGGCGGACAGGCATCGGCGCTCCTTGGCGGACAAACAGCCGGAGCAGCTTACCTGGGAGAAAGTTCTGTGGAGACCCTGGCTTCAGCCGTGCTGCGGAAAATTCCCATTCTGCGGCTGCAAAGAAGACCACAAGGTAGTAGAAAAATAA